The Trypanosoma brucei gambiense DAL972 chromosome 10, complete sequence genome has a segment encoding these proteins:
- a CDS encoding metallo-peptidase, Clan MC, Family M14 — translation MARVCKREKKEVKCGEGCGRGRSSTGALLEPCKANGTMATSCSRRSPVRGGSKAAMSKHSTKHVAKSNGDVGQQPTLRDPFPPVLWIAPVKMMYSPGQITAAGLDNGRSVAAAVRSVSSRGNSVVSMYLRQMRVACTSFSGKLLSESGNVAASSFGGGFGSLSVTAGLSLYSHIYELHQWFFSGGALHSNGRPRVVKNGWQALCNKKNSSWRILMDVLDSELVLSDENAACSALTLVFNLLRSLPSRRRKRVVRLCARLQLPRLCDSILKVYDPAFTDALKVRWDNPRKDSRNLADDDYCDSESGGQEVQNLVFHTIPLRSLGPVRVYEAVALLMGLCGTVSGKVLSAVRRLRLLSLLLRASRQLFATIQKMLTNMDISGEDSIASHSVTSLPSVNYHQRMAAVGCVKNISDALLHMFVAFYQLSACSSIAESMCLQGVTLSIQVGRMVQSHLVQSPASQRTVHTPLDRCIEALGLWSVELLSRLCCNMKRSKRGLEVARQQRVVDLLIAFSTLHAENGDLMLSALDVLHVVTEMDAGCNEQLHDESGALSSLVSGAVAASEAMKHPATHWHKLFLGFYKLFGIVTLPGELSVLQCVEQVSSTVRVVPTLPLLPQHQRKARGEQEDSLSHIHLPPGAKVATEVHAPPLVDAEPSFFSPELRVDRCARGYMSLLPPANASAMAGAAHIPSTFTAPNGLPWDFFDEGIPLCQEFVSSDRPAAEHPVLSSDYSLSLDEQPKLLLQPSLETRVRVMKRLIGRLSMCPRFSDCVVYERPPLTVASQPQDVFNMCDREAKRLESSLRFPPPLPSGDFKGVLKFRSNFESGNLQRAIAVDDMEYDLVLSPDTNTNCHVQWFCFSVEDYAPGATYHFNILNMEKSSSTFNEGQQPLMLFFESSGSMGAASQAPQWKHCGHDIFYYRNSYQRPARSTTTPAVDNSPAPSVEEGEGPKNSNKQQSSDRPKKKKATNKKRSSQRKEEPSHCYTLSFSIQFPERKGCVFIANCYPYTYSNLLSDVERWKLQASAVFGPSLLFAVQELCCTPGGLPVPILTLTASDIRGNVGVEDDSSAIHTEVAETPRERKLGSSNMDPEEFRPIKERPVLLVTARVHPGESNSSWVLRGLMSFLLSNRDNSHALRNRYVWKVIPMLNPDGVVLGNHRCSIGGADLNRDYANPNPATNPVVYSLKQIARHIIEKEQRRVPLFVDLHGHSRSKNFLMYGCMRSVATSKKRPAVKLPASIPGTVGSAYSIPSSNNRKQSLNSTASPAADSVTPEKLLPILLSQLSAAFSLPQCSFAVQKSKRHTGRVVMYRQFGIRMSYTLEATMMGGLDDAIEGLPGCNMRGLMKPGDYHDQRQQSKANAFEGVSGTTLREVSYGTRHFENMGARLARGVGLLSTNFSDSSSGYRALVERAWLILATAGSSDGIQTHIIANFGGSYALATRKERRTDQKGMNREKSCSFNVSLAELRAEVLRTLSLQPRLGDAPPAVSGSTLHGVISDDESSNDDDDDDDDDDDDQVVAGDVGEDCESSASGDNDDEDDDEDDDDDYDDDDDDFDELDVEDNASEDGDGDVLY, via the coding sequence CTCGAACCCTGCAAAGCCAACGGCACCATGGCGACCTCGTGCTCGAGGCGGTCCCCGGTGAGGGGAGGAAGTAAGGCGGCGATGTCGAAGCACTCTACGAAACACGTCGCCAAAAGTAATGGAGATGTTGGGCAACAACCAACTCTTCGGGACCCTTTTCCACCCGTGTTGTGGATAGCGCCTGTCAAGATGATGTATTCTCCCGGGCAAATTACTGCTGCGGGCCTCGACAACGGGCGCTCCGTTGCCGCAGCTGTTCGGTCGGTTTCTAGCAGGGGAAACTCGGTAGTCAGTATGTATTTACGCCAGATGCGTGTTGCGTGCACCTCCTTTAGTGGAAAATTGCTAAGTGAGAGTGGGAACGTCGCCGCGTCCAGTTTTGGTGGTGGGTTTGGTAGTCTGTCTGTGACGGCTGGACTTAGTCTCTACAGTCACATATATGAGTTGCATCAGTGGTTCTTTTCCGGGGGCGCACTGCATTCAAACGGGCGACCCCGAGTTGTGAAGAATGGTTGGCAAGCATTGTGCAACAAGAAGAACTCTTCATGGCGCATCTTGATGGATGTGTTGGACTCTGAACTGGTCCTTTCAGACGAGAACGCCGCATGTAGTGCATTAACTTTGGTTTTCAATTTGCTTCGTTCGCTGCCTTCGCGGCGCCGCAAACGCGttgtgcgtttgtgtgcTCGGCTGCAGCTTCCCAGGTTGTGCGACTCTATTCTTAAGGTGTACGATCCCGCATTCACGGACGCACTCAAGGTCCGCTGGGACAATCCACGTAAGGATTCGCGTAACTTGGCTGATGATGATTACTGTGACAGCGAGTCTGGAGGGCAGGAGGTGCAAAATTTAGTGTTTCATACCATACCCTTGCGTTCGCTGGGGCCCGTGCGCGTATATGAGGCGGTGGCGCTACTGATGGGGTTATGTGGGACGGTGAGTGGAAAGGTGCTTAGCGCGGTGCGGCGTTTAAGGCTTCTGTCTCTACTTTTGCGCGCGTCAAGGCAACTCTTTGCAACAATTCAGAAGATGTTGACCAACATGGATATCTCCGGCGAGGATTCTATCGCTTCTCATAGTGTCACTTCCCTCCCTAGCGTTAATTACCACCAGCGCATGGCCGCAGTCGGGTGCGTCAAGAATATTTCCGATGCTCTGTTGCATATGTTTGTTGCATTTTATCAATTGTCAGCGTGTTCTTCGATTGCCGAATCCATGTGTTTGCAAGGCGTTACACTTTCCATTCAGGTTGGGAGAATGGTGCAAAGTCATCTCGTTCAATCCCCTGCCTCGCAACGTACGGTTCACACTCCCCTTGACAGGTGCATAGAAGCACTTGGCTTATGGTCAGTAGAGCTGCTTTCTAGACTTTGTTGCAATATGAAGCGCAGCAAACGGGGACTAGAGGTGGCTCGGCAACAGCGCGTTGTCGATCTTCTAATTGCGTTCAGCACACTACATGCAGAAAATGGAGATCTTATGCTTTCGGCTCTTGACGTTTTGCATGTTGTGACTGAAATGGATGCTGGCTGCAATGAACAGTTGCATGATGAGTCAGGGGCGCTCTCTTCGCTTGTGTCTGGGGCTGTGGCCGCTTCTGAGGCCATGAAGCACCCCGCAACACATTGGCACAAGCTGTTCTTGGGATTTTACAAACTTTTTGGCATCGTTACTCTTCCTGGCGAGTTAAGTGTGCTGCAATGTGTTGAGCAAGTCTCTTCCACAGTGCGTGTTGTTCCTACCCTGCCTTTGCTCCCTCAGCATCAGCGGAAGGCACGGGGGGAACAGGAGGATTCCCTGTCGCATATTCATCTCCCTCCGGGCGCAAAGGTTGCGACCGAAGTGCACGCGCCCCCTCTGGTGGACGCGGAACCtagtttcttttctccagAGTTGCGCGTTGACAGGTGTGCCAGGGGATATATGTCTCTGCTCCCGCCTGCAAATGCTTCGGCGATGGCTGGAGCAGCACATATTCCGTCTACATTTACCGCCCCAAATGGGTTGCCCTGGGATTTTTTTGACGAAGGCATACCATTATGTCAAGAATTTGTCTCATCGGATCGTCCGGCAGCGGAACACCCCGTGTTGAGCAGCGATTACTCCCTTTCCCTCGATGAACAGCCGAAGCTGCTTCTGCAGCCATCTTTGGAGACGCGAGTACGAGTGATGAAACGACTAATAGGGCGTTTGAGCATGTGTCCGCGATTTTCTGATTGTGTTGTCTACGAGAGGCCACCGTTGACCGTGGCGTCACAACCGCAGGATGTATTTAATATGTGTGACAGGGAGGCGAAGAGGTTAGAGAGTTCGCTGAGGTTCCCTCCGCCGCTTCCGTCCGGGGATTTCAAAGGCGTTTTAAAGTTTAGGTCCAATTTTGAGAGCGGTAACCTACAGCGCGCGATCGCTGTCGATGACATGGAGTACGATCTTGTGTTAAGCCCAGATACTAATACAAATTGTCATGTTCAGTGGTTCTGCTTCAGTGTGGAGGATTACGCACCTGGGGCGACGTACCATTTTAACATTCTCAACATGGAGAAATCCAGTTCAACTTTCAATGAAGGGCAACAACCCCTTATGTTGTTCTTTGAGTCATCAGGTTCTATGGGGGCGGCATCGCAAGCTCCACAATGGAAGCACTGTGGGCACGACATCTTTTACTACAGGAACAGTTATCAGCGGCCGGCCCGCTCCACCACGACTCCTGCTGTCGACAACTCCCCTGCACCGTCGGTGGAGGAAGGCGAGGGACCAAAGAATAGTAATAAACAGCAGAGCTCTGATagaccaaagaaaaagaaggcaaCGAACAAGAAACGCTCGTCACAACGGAAGGAGGAACCGTCACATTGCTATACGCTCAGTTTCAGTATCCAGTTTCCTGAGAGGAAGGGATGCGTGTTTATCGCAAACTGTTACCCGTACACCTACTCGAACCTACTGTCCGACGTTGAGCGGTGGAAGCTTCAAGCAAGCGCGGTGTTTGGtccttcccttctgtttGCGGTGCAGGAGCTGTGTTGCACTCCTGGTGGACTTCCCGTGCCCATTTTGACGCTGACAGCAAGTGACATCCGTGGCAATGTTGGCGTTGAGGACGACAGTAGTGCTATTCACACAGAGGTGGCGGAAACGCCGAGGGAGAGGAAGCTCGGTTCGAGCAATATGGATCCAGAGGAGTTCAGACCCATAAAGGAACGTCCTGTTCTACTTGTTACAGCCCGTGTTCATCCAGGGGAGAGCAACTCCAGTTGGGTCCTTCGCGGTCTTATGTCTTTCCTGTTGTCTAATCGAGATAATTCTCATGCCCTTCGTAACCGATATGTGTGGAAGGTTATCCCCATGCTGAATCCTGATGGTGTCGTTCTGGGAAATCACCGCTGCTCAATTGGCGGTGCCGACCTTAACCGTGACTACGCGAATCCAAATCCAGCGACCAACCCAGTAGTGTATTCGTTGAAGCAAATTGCGCGGCACATTATTGAGAAGGAGCAGCGCCGCGTACCACTATTTGTGGATCTTCATGGTCACTCACGTTCAAAAAATTTCTTGATGTACGGTTGCATGCGCTCGGTCGCAACGTCTAAGAAGAGGCCCGCTGTGAAATTGCCTGCGTCAATCCCTGGTACTGTGGGGTCGGCTTACTCGATCCCTTCGTCCAATAATCGCAAGCAGTCTCTAAATTCCACCGCGTCTCCGGCTGCAGATTCAGTCACCCCTGAGAAGTTGCTACCCATTTTGCTGAGTCAGCTTTCCGCAGCTTTCTCCCTGCCGCAGTGCTCTTTCGCGGTGCAGAAGAGTAAACGACACACAGGGAGGGTAGTGATGTATCGCCAGTTTGGGATACGCATGAGCTACACTCTGGAGGCAACGATGATGGGAGGGTTGGACGATGCCATTGAGGGCTTACCCGGTTGTAACATGCGAGGATTGATGAAACCTGGGGATTACCACGACCAGCGACAGCAATCGAAGGCCAATGCGTTTGAGGGCGTTAGTGGAACTACCCTGAGGGAAGTTTCCTACGGCACTCGTCATTTCGAGAACATGGGGGCTCGGCTTGCCCGTGGTGTTGGACTTCTCTCGACAAACTTCAGTGACAGCTCCTCGGGCTACAGGGCTCTAGTTGAGCGAGCATGGCTTATTCTTGCAACAGCTGGCTCATCCGATGGTATTCAGACACATATAATTGCAAATTTTGGAGGTTCGTACGCTCTTGCGACGCGGAAGGAGCGACGTACAGATCAGAAGGGCATGAATCGTGAAAAGTCCTGTTCGTTCAACGTGTCGCTGGCTGAGCTTCGGGCGGAGGTGCTTCGTACACTTAGTCTGCAACCGCGGTTAGGTGATGCTCCGCCGGCAGTCAGCGGTTCAACGCTTCACGGAGTAATCAGTGATGATGAATCGTCCAATGACGACGATGACGACGACgatgacgacgatgacgACCAGGTTGTGGCTGGAGATGTTGGCGAAGACTGTGAATCGAGTGCTAGCGGGGACAACGATGACGAGGATGATGAcgaggatgatgatgacgattacgacgacgatgacgatgatttCGATGAGCTTGACGTGGAGGACAATGCTAGTGAGGACGGCGATGGTGACGTTCTGTACtag